DNA from Hypanus sabinus isolate sHypSab1 chromosome 31, sHypSab1.hap1, whole genome shotgun sequence:
TAGGAACAAtatttttcccttttccttcaataatattcacatcaccagcttccatctcatcattaacttttagaacactgtctaacacaagtgactgagaattctcactttcctctggtgccagggttaacccCTTACTCACTGAACCACGTCCATCTGAGCCAAAAGgattgcattcctttttaaccaaatcagacacctcagacctttcctgagcttcaacacaaggttcagtaccctgtgaatccacaggtaccttcacaacctgaacacaggcaaacgGGACATCTACCTCTTCTAGGCTTCCTATATCAGTCCCCatttcaaattccaagttccTCGGATCCTCctagttactctctgggcaactcccatccagAGTAAACTCTACCTTGCGGGTtaaaaacaacctcatctgctaacccagcagactccctcaaggtagcggcatccttttcatctcggaACGCCCTTATATCATCGGGAACACACTTAATTTCTTCAACTACAAGCAGCTCTTTCAAGCTAGATACGTCATCCGTGTCTAACCCTGGACCTTACAGCTGccatatctgtttctcatcttggcTCTGCTCCTTTATATGTTCCTTCCTCATTCCCAAGTGTCCACCTAGGGGTATCTTAAGGGCCAGGTTCAAAATTTTGTCGCATGACAACACTAAATTTGCTTTGTCTCCCTTACTTTCCTTAGCTCCACTGTTCTCCACTTTACCATCCTCTAACCTCTCCTAGTACAGGGCTGGTAAAAACATCTCAGCTAAATCAACGCCAGACTCATTTAAACTGGAGCCTGCCTCTGCCGCCTTTCTAGACATACTGTGAATTACTGCACAGGtgggataaatcttggaatctatgggcgggtccccagcacttacaggcttgctcgtcagcttcactgctgaacacacaTCACCACCTGCAAGATCGTTACCCAGTAGGACGTCCACATCGTCTATCGGTAGTTCCGACCGCACCCCTATTACGACTGGTCCAGATACGAggtcacatttcagaaacatcTTGTGCAAAGGTACAGCCTCAgtcccttttccgataccttTTATCACACTTACCTCTCCAGTCTCGGTCTCAGCACCGAATTCTAACACCTTCCTTATGATCAATGtgaccagccccagtatctctccagatccgcatgGGAACTAGGGTTTCCCCTTCCTTCATGGATACCATCCCTTCCGAAGTAAACTGCTCGCGCCCCTCTTGCGGTCTATCTAACCTCACCCTCCTCATCGGTCTGTCGACTGGCTCAATGCAACCAGTTGGGGTTGTCGTctttccttttcctgtctcctgctTCGGAGCCAGGCACTTAGATGCTATGcaaccagctttcccacaattataacacatGAAGCTGGGAAACTTcctgccaacctgatttttctcCTCCTTGCCTTTTCCGGTAGTCCCTGGCTTCTTCTCTGACTTaaccggtgggctttctctaccgtccctactgcctctctggtagctcttatttgggggaaattttatcttgtgggttaaggcatactcatctgctaacttggcagtcgcagacagagtcCCTGCCTCACTCTCGTCCAGGTACGTCCTCATACCCTCAGGGACGCAACCTTTAAACTGCTCGATCAGCATCAGCTGTGTCAGTTTATCAAAATCTCCATCAACCCCTTTTGAGGCGCACCAGTGCTCAAAATACATGTGCATTTCtcgggcaaactctaaatacgtgcGGTCCCACGGCTTTCTCAAATTCTGCaacttctgccggtatgcctctggaaccaactcgtaactcctcagTATAGCCCTTTTCACTTCATCGTAATCCTTAGCCTCATCCATAGACaatgcagaataggcttgctgagccttccccttaagaaaactctgtaacagaacagcccactTCCTCTTAGGCCAGTCCTAgcaactttctcaaaatggaggaagtacctatcgacatccatctcctcgaacgggggtaccAACTTAACCTCCTGACCAACCTTGAACCCCCTGTTTGGGTCTGCTGCCTGGTCCCCTCTCTGCAATGCCTTTAACCTTTctttttccagctcaaactgactctctttctccctttcttctctctgcctttcagccacttctctttccctctctgcctCCAGCATCCTTATccggagctcatgctcccttttccTTTCCTTCTCATCCATCCTTAACTTTTCCATCTGAAGCTGAAGCTCACCCCCCattaggtttactttcaggaaacagctCCAACTCCTCTACCTGCAACACCTCCTGGGATACATAATATGCTCTCTGTATCTCCATCTTTCTCATTGCCGGTTTCACCACTGAGAATTTCAACCGTCTCGCAATATTCAACAATTCCAACttcctggcatcctctaatgcctctgAAGTTGGTTCCCTTAGAAACTAGTCAATCCCCATTTCTGCTGACTACGTTTTTGGTCTCCCACACAACCGAATCAGATAAGGGAATTTTACCCTGATCAATTCAACAACCTCCCGATTTGAAATTCAAATCCCGGACAAGCCCCCAATTTGGCTCGTACCCCGTGACTGGGTTACTaagccagcagaaatggaatgatacgttggagtctgatggtactgtaactaaaggagTTTATTAGCAAACCAAGTAATCCACTATCAATAATgtgaatatacatataaaacaagttagcaataCTAAATACAGAACtgtaggaataagaatcaaaaccaagctctaacaaagtctaggggtaaatgaatagtcttaagataatgcagagttcagttcagttcagttcgtgttGAGGTAGTTGAtgttgtgttgcaattgttggagagagagagagcgagcaagagatgagcagctgtagcaggcaaaccttctgtcaTCTTCTCGTTCCATTGTACTGTTGGGGTCACTGGTTATGACTCTTCCGTTccaggctagaccgttcttcagtgatggactcgtcacccaggcaagggtgaacacacacacaagtccccaccagtcTGCCTTCATCCACCATGCTCCAGATCGATTCTCCTGAACCGATCCTCCAGtgtccccaccttcctgtgggtgcacaacactctttcagtgtcccggGGTGAGTCCATTTGTGTCTCCACAGACCCATCTTTTATCTCCCCTTGATGGGGTATCTGCCATCCACCAACTCAATATGTCCATGTCCTTCAAACTAGGCCACaccctgctgtctcagcaagaatgttaaaaagcaaagaagtgtccttgcagcaaaaggtaaacaatcagtgaagaagccataataataaattatccctctccctctctccctctctccctctctccctctctccctctctccctctctccctctctccctctcctgtaGTTGGTGcctctacctctgttcttcatctctctctcattagcagcatagttcggggggggggggcagctctGGACCCCGtttccatctggtttgttcatcacacataacaACACCACTTGTGcaggctgctcattccacactcgcaacaccctctgagtgaagaagtttaccctcatgttcccttaatcGTTTCACCTTTCCCTCTTAAcgcatgacctctggttgtagtcccctccccacactcagtgggaaaagcctgcttgtatttaccctatctatgcccctcataattttgaatacctctgtcaaatctcctctacgttccaaagaataaagtcctcacCCTTTCAATATTTCCTAAGACCCAGCAATATCGTCTTATCCAATAACTTGATCTCCACAATCTAATGCAATGAACTCCATCAGGTCACCACTCTGTGCTGTACTAGGCACCGGAGTGCCTGTACATAAAgtaactctgacaggaaatgataaagcagtggggtgggggttgtgttggggtaggttagtgggtggagctgCTTGGGGTGTGTGGAAATcgaattgtttttgagtctggtggccctggtGGAATTGGAGAtacctctctaccaaaggaggtgtacagtactccttccctctgctagcctgcaggtcacccttgggcaaggggtagcacctgcttagcccccccaatCAGCGTCATGTGAAGCTGTGGGAGCAGGTagtagatggtcgtatgagcagccggtgcagatcacaagtcctggttatgcgaccactgacgccaggctgacaatctctgaagagtattgataatggctggggtcacccgtcttgtaaagacactgcccagaaggaggcaatggcaaaccacttctgtagaagaattagccaagaataatcatggtcacagagagaccacgatcacccacgtcatacgacatgcACGTAATGATGATGTTGATGGATGCTACATAGCATCCTCCCTGAAATgagagggacaaacagtccatgatgGGATGCTTCCAGCACCTTTCTTTGTATATGTCCTTGCTGATGTGtaagctggtgccagtgatgtgcgGGGCAAATTTTTCTACCCATTGTGGAGCCTTCCTGCCCATCGCACACAGCTTCTGTACTGAACAAtggtgcagcttgtcaggatgctgtctgctGCTCACCTGCCATCCCTCAGCCCACAGACCCAGCCTGCAACTGGAATAGGTGTTTGTATCATCCAGCTGATCTAAGACCACGTGAAGAGTGGTAAAAATACTATATCAataggattgaaagagtacagaaaaaatttacaagaatgttctgaaggtagatatagtcacaaagaaagcttttgggacattgcccttcataaatcaaagcattgtgtACAGGAGAATAGAGGTTATGTTGAAATTGATGGTGGGGCCTAAAATggagcagttctggtcacctacctacaggaaagattgtcAATAATTcacagattacagagaaaatttacaaagatgttactgggaattgaggacctgagttataaggaaagaataaataggttagcactttattcctCAGACTGTAGAAGATCGAGAGggaatttgatggaggtatacaaaattatgacgggtaaatacaagcaggttttttccactacGGTTGGGCGAGACcaccatgggttaagggtgaagggtgaaatgtttaagagaaatttgaggCAGGATCTTCTCAGAAtcggaatcactgagtgtgtggaatgagctgctagcggaagtggtggattgcaacatttaagagaaatttggataggagtatggatgggagaggtgtggagggctatgggacAGGCGCGGGTCAATGTAACTAGGCAGTCTCATTTAAGAGACCCCTGGAGACCCctggacatggagcttagaaaaatagaggactatgggtagccctaggtaatttctaaagtaagtacatgtttggcacagcattgtgggctgaagggcctgtattgtgctgtaggttttcagcACATgtttcatctgtggaaatgaatgaacagtcgacatttcaggccaaaatccttcttcaggactggaaaggaaggggaaagaagccggaataagaagaGCTGTAAGGTGGGAGGTGAAGCTCGGTGGTAAATGGTTGGAAatgaaggaagctgataggaggggagagtggaccattggagaaagggaaagaggagggcacccaagggggaggggtgatagactgatgagaagaagtaagaggccagagtagggaatagaaggagggaaatggatgttcataccatcaggttggcagctacacagacggaatataaggacTTGCTCCCTCCTCCCTGAGGGTGGCCCCATCTAGGCACATGGACTAACATGTCGTAAtggaaatgggaatcagaattaaaatgcatgGCCACCGGGAGATTCCACTTTCCGGgggtggagcagaggtgctcaaggAAGCGGACCCCCAgtttacatcgggtctcaccgatgtagaggaggccgtatCGGGAACACTCGGCAcgatagacgaccccagcagatacacaggtgatgtgttgcctcacctggaaggactgtttggggccctgaatggacaggtgtggcaTTTTTGTTGCTTCCAGGGATACGTGCTGGGAGCACTGTTTTCTCTGCTCTCTTATTGATTTATaagatgtatttatttatttattatttatctgatttatttaattaaattaattatatAATGcactactgctgctgcaaagccaacaaattccacaacatatgctggtgatattaaacctgattctgattataataATATTACTATTTAGGAATGATGCTATTTTTCAAAtgactttttaaaatattaattccACCATTGAtggtcccaagcccggctgtgaaAGAGGGAAGCTGGACAGGGGACTAGCAATCTCATCTCATAAAAGCCCAGAGCAACAAAAAGTGCTgaggacctcatccctgggagaggaagggtgTTCGAAGACAGGCTGCACCTGGGAAAACTCGAAAGGCTGGCCCAGGACAggggactctggtgagctgctttCAGTGGCCTGTGTCTCATTAGGAGAGATGGTAACTAAGTAAGTTTTTGAAAGATTAATATTGATCATTTAACAAATAGGGTTTctaaaatgctttattatttcaatCTATCTCTTTtaatggactgtttgccccactcccatcagggaggaggctacttagcatccacgccaggaccaccagacccaAGGACAGTTTATTtctccaagcagtgaggctgatcaacacctccaccccctagttcacccctccacacccccaaccatcactactctatcattttctgtcagttaCCTTAGGTACTGACAGTCCCGTGTGtagtgtcactttatggtcaTAAATCAATCTATGTCTGTAAGCTATcttctgtatttatatttattgagttCTTGATCTTATTGTGTATTTTAATGAAacatcggatccggagtaacaatcattttgttctcctttacactcgtgtactgaCAATTCTCAATAAACAGTCTTCAatcaaaggtcaaagtacattatcgaagtatgtatgcattATTCAATTTTGAGatccatctccttacaggcagccacaaacaaaaacctcaaaagaacccattaagaaAAAGACTGGCAAATGCCTAATGTGCTGGGGGGGTAGGgggagaaatgggaaggtgggagggtgagagagagagagaggaagaaaaagaaaaatatacaatttgtgcaaacaataaaagtaagcaaacagcatttcaaactaAAGCGAGTCCTTAGTTTCCACATTGTGGAATCTGCAGTTACGAAGCCCAGTTGgacagagcaggcccacagcctcagccgcAGTTCAGCACATAGGAATAAGACGTTGCAGAGCCcgcagacacaaaacccagaacaggcccacagcctcagccgcGGTTCAGCACATAGGAATAAGACGTTGCAGAGCCCGCAGACACAAAACCTGgaacaggcccacagcctcagccgcGGTTCAGCACATAGGAATAAGATGTTGCAGAGCCCGCAGACACAAAACCTGgaacaggcccacagcctcagccgcGGTTCAGCACATAGGAATAAGACGTTGCGGAGCCTGCAGACACGAAGCCCGATTggacagagcaggccacagcctcagctgcGGTTCAGCGAAGGGCAGAGTAAACACTGAGGAGCAGTGAGCAGGACCTggtcttttcaatccatctggcccagaGTTTAAATCATCAGAACATCGGGTCATTCCTTGTTCTAAGACCAGGGCCCTGTTGCTTGGAtacgctctgggcctggaccccaccGCCACATTTTGCACCGTACTTGAGCTTTCTAAATCAGCTTGGTGCTGTGATCGATCAGACCTCACTCTCAGTTTAGGTGGACAACCCCCAAACCTGCATCTCCTTCACTCCAAcattcctcctctccattcccagacatcccaccctgcaaaaactcatttcagggaagtAGCACCCCCGCCCCGCCCCTGTCGaactccaagggtgtatgtaatactttgtttagtgattttgtctaatctgtaaaccaggatgagtatatgcagaaaatgtgacattaaaagaTGTACTTTATAGTATATCatattatattatcatggagttgTTTTTTATTCTATGACatctttaagcaagtctacagggagtttggcctcatcatgtaggacatcaatagagtagctccttggcagttagccagctagtttaaataacattagctattctaatgaatgaatgacacctgttaaactcacctcaacatgtcttttacagtcatttaacccaccacgGGCAATTGAAAAGTCACTGTTGtaaacagtgcagtgagcaacactgtcattaattTTGACCCCTGTTaagcaggggtacactttagtctggggtgaagtacgttttatattttccttttttggaacacgagagagagagagagagggagagggagagggagggagagggagagggagagggagactgtaAATCCCACCCatagagaaaactgataggtctacttaggacaaagagagaccaatcaggatgctccctctcgctctccctcgccctctcaaaaaaatcaattCCCGGGATTTTGTATATAACTTGTGGGTgtcagggagccactatcaatatgcGGGTGACTCCCGGAACTCCTGCGAGAGGTGAGATGTCTGCATTCCCCTGACTTTGTCTCAGATATGCCTCCACTTTGCTCTGACTTCTCCTCGAATATGCATTGACCTCACTACAACTTTGCCTTGTACCGCACCTCTTGACCCTCTGCCCGGCCTC
Protein-coding regions in this window:
- the LOC132383681 gene encoding uncharacterized protein LOC132383681, with the protein product MDEAKDYDEVKRAILRSYELVPEAYRQKLQNLRKPWDRTYLEFAREMHMYFEHWCASKGVDGDFDKLTQLMLIEQFKGCVPEGMRTYLDESEAGTLSATAKLADEYALTHKIKFPPNKSYQRGSRDGRESPPVKSEKKPGTTGKGKEEKNQVGRKFPSFMCYNCGKAGCIASKCLAPKQETGKGKTTTPTGCIEPVDRPMRRVRLDRPQEGREQFTSEGMVSMKEGETLVPMRIWRDTGAGHIDHKEGVRIRC